A genomic window from Osmia lignaria lignaria isolate PbOS001 unplaced genomic scaffold, iyOsmLign1 scaffold0016, whole genome shotgun sequence includes:
- the LOC143306631 gene encoding uncharacterized protein LOC143306631, with protein sequence MGPWYLLLSIASIQFATANHMEGDYSVTRLRSNPGLYAEKLAPIRTFRTTWRLVTALDVTEILTSRPDTIFAVNRMKTMCKSQNITSCPMDTLKEELDRKLAEAVRYENLLAHALGKNAVRVRRASLGFIGSISKILFGTLDETDAEYYNREIDKIYNDQKQITSLIHNQTHVIKSEFRKAYDTLNILSKLATTMNTRIEHVLSKTSEISKREDQLELELAMSSWGTRLIRQTDEYVLMLSTLTDAVMFAKLGILHPMILSPDQLITACQTIQTSTNLEFPLSMEELKSEQLQGTTTMSAVYAKGRVIITIDFPLLEPNSYELYHLYPCSSFQQLNANTSTTLMIQPQTDFLAIDQATTIFFSPDKSYLKTCKNPNGRLLCEITLPLQNYEQSHIYEIDLILRPEHLQWKQCNVKAAPANNIQITKLEAPNTWLFSMQHKEAVQIKCNKRSAGYEQIQGAGIIQLQSHCKATIDHTRIMASGIKTQKYNYTFKSSFGLNIPNLIPDLTPHHIQILTKLQENQPKFTPINIDPDNLLTLQEIDNQAQDIAQHHRALAHTAYITYGSLSAVSVVITIIIAAIGYRYYRKRAKNANQPRRRQFTTEDIKMQNRPTVTPTTWPSDLQIAESPETQQQDGTTNPAFKTKTILYY encoded by the coding sequence GGACAACGTGGAGACTAGTCACAGCCCTGGACGTAACGGAAATTCTAACCAGCCGCCCAGATACCATCTTCGCAGTAAACCGCATGAAGACCATGTGCAAAAGCCAAAACATTACATCGTGCCCCATGGACACCCTGAAAGAAGAATTAGATAGAAAACTCGCGGAGGCAGTACGATACGAAAATTTGTTAGCACACGCGCTCGGAAAGAATGCGGTTAGAGTAAGACGAGCCTCTCTCGGGTTCATCGGTTCGATCAGCAAAATTTTGTTCGGAACACTCGACGAAACCGACGCTGAATATTATAACcgcgaaatcgataaaatttataacgacCAAAAACAAATAACTTCTTTAATTCATAATCAGACTCACGTAATTAAATCCGAATTCCGAAAAGCCTACGATACGCTGAACATTCTATCCAAATTGGCAACCACAATGAATACTAGAATCGAACACGTGCTCTCTAAAACATCAGAAATTAGTAAAAGAGAAGACCAATTAGAATTAGAACTAGCTATGTCCTCCTGGGGAACCCGATTGATCCGTCAAACAGACGAATACGTACTAATGCTATCCACCCTGACTGACGCCGTAATGTTCGCAAAATTGGGAATCCTACATCCGATGATCCTATCACCGGACCAATTAATCACAGCATGCCAAACCATCCAAACTTCTACAAATCTAGAATTCCCGCTCTCAATGGAAGAGTTGAAATCGGAGCAACTTCAGGGCACGACAACAATGAGTGCCGTATACGCAAAAGGAAGAGTAATCATCACGATAGACTTTCCTCTCCTAGAACCCAATTCCTACGAACTATACCACCTATATCCCTGTTCTTCTTTCCAACAACTTAATGCAAATACTTCCACCACTCTGATGATCCAACCACAAACAGACTTCCTTGCAATAGATCAAGCTACTACTATCTTTTTCTCCCCTGACAAATCCTACCTCAAAACCTGCAAAAACCCTAATGGAAGACTCCTCTGTGAAATCACGCTCCCACTCCAAAATTATGAGCAAAGTCATATCTATGAAATTGACCTCATCTTGCGTCCAGAACACCTACAGTGGAAGCAATGCAATGTGAAGGCGGCTCCagcaaacaacatccaaattacGAAGCTGGAGGCTCCCAATACCTGGCTATTTTCAATGCAACACAAAGAAGCAGTCCAAATCAAGTGCAATAAAAGATCGGCCGGTTACGAACAAATCCAGGGTGCAGGAATAATACAGCTGCAAAGCCACTGCAAGGCAACCATCGATCACACCAGAATAATGGCATCCGGAATAAAAACCCAAAAATACAACTACACATTTAAATCTAGTTTCGGCCTCAATATACCGAACCTCATTCCAGATCTAACCCCACACCATATTCAAATTCTGACAAAACTTCAAGAAAACCAGCCAAAATTCACACCTATCAACATAGACCCAGACAACCTCCTAACCTTACAAGAAATAGATAATCAGGCGCAGGATATAGCACAACACCACCGTGCTCTAGCCCACACAGCCTACATCACCTACGGTTCGTTATCAGCCGTAAGCGTCGTTATCACGATAATAATAGCGGCAATAGGATACCGATACTACAGAAAACGAGCCAAGAACGCCAACCAACCCAGGCGTCGCCAGTTCACAACAGAGGACATCAAAATGCAAAACCGACCGACCGTCACCCCAACGACGTGGCCCTCAGATCTGCAGATAGCAGAGTCACCAGAAACGCAACAACAAGATGGAACAACAAATCCCGCCTTTAAAACTAAAACAATCCTTTATTACTAA